The Clupea harengus chromosome 22, Ch_v2.0.2, whole genome shotgun sequence genomic sequence GCTGCCACGTCCTATTCATGTCAAGGCATCAGGGGTTATGCATTCTTTTCTTCCAGCTCCTCATCTACACAGCTGATTTCAGTCTTTTCTGCTCTCTTGCATCAAAAGGACATTTTCCACTGTAGTGATCTGCTGCTGCCTGCCAGGCCTTTGGCTATCTATGTCAGATCTAAACATCTTTACCTTGCCCATACATCCTCTAAAAACAGCACACCCTCCCGATCAATATCTCAAGTGTTCTTTAACCTTCATCCATCGCTACATAGAGGTTGAAGTCAAAGATGAGAGGAAAAGGGAACGTATTTCATGTGAATTCAACACAGTTTCAAGGGGTGCCTGATGTGTGTTGTAATAGGGCTATATAAATGTACTAGTGCTATTTTCAAGTGTCTGATTCACactgagtatgtctgtgtatgtgctcgTGTGTGAGCAAAGATATAGATCTGTGAATggctgtatgtatttgtgtccaagtgtgagtgtctgcatgAGCTACgtccgtgtgtgtttccacCGAGGCATAtgcacgtacgtgtgtgtgtgtgtctgcgtgtgtgtgtctgcacgacgagctacgtctgtgtgtgtttgcaccgaGGCATATGCacgtacacgtgtgtgtgtgtgtgtgtttgtggcaagTTTAGGGAAGCAGAGCAGTTGGCAGGAGTCATCTTCCCCTCTTgccatgtaaacacaaacactgctcaGTTATCTTTAGCGAGTCACTGGATGTCTGAGTTatctatgcatatgtgtgtgtgtgtgtgtgtgtgtgtgtctgtgagtctgtatgagaatgtgtgtgagtgtctgcgtgAGTGTTTGCATGCACATGCCAGGGCTCCCAGCTGGGTTAGAGTTTCGGCTCCTGACCCACTTTGTTGAGAGAGTGAGGGCACAGTCTGCCCTGCTTTTGATTAACCTCTATACTCATAAAAGATCATTTACGCGTCAGATCGCAATGTGCAGACTGTTTAGATGAGGTGTGACATTTCTGCACTAGGACTCAAAATAAGACCTCAGTGGAAGTCTTTCATTTCAGAAAAACTGCATTATGGCATTTCAACCATCCatagttttttattattatacttGACAAGTGCGGTCCATTTTTACACTGTGCTACACTGCATTTAGAGAGTTTTCCTTGTGAGATTATACTGTTAGCCTGCAGCAGTGATTTCAGTTGTAAACTGGCCTCTTTGGAGatgcttttttctttccctgGGGGTATGAAAGAATGGCTTTGCAATGGATGAGTTTTTCCCACCACACAAAACAAGGATTTGTGAGCAACATACATTTGTTAACAGCCAGATGTTCGTTCAGCACCTTGCTATATGAATAGGAGTTTTATGTTATACGACTTGCTCAGATGAGCACGTCTTGTCTTGGAGTCGTGCTGTGTTTGCCACTGGACAGCCATCACTCGACATCGACATTGTCACAAATGCTGACACAAGCAAAGACACGCACCTAAGGCACGATTGCATGGTAGCCTTATCCTACCTATCGTTTTGATAagagtatatatattttttgtatatcTAACTGCCTGTGTAGAACAGTATCCCCCGGGTTTGACAATGGATAACACATTGTATGCAGTGTTTAATTCAGAAGTTGACAGCACCAGGCTGGTTTGCATTGCAggctttttgttttaaatgtaagCTGGGTATAGACCAGATTTGTATTCATGCCTTCACGCGTTGTCTGCAGGTGCTGCTTCGTTAGTGGACAGAATAACTCATTGGGTGATGGTAATGACAATATAACCCAATTTATATGCGCTAACAGGCTATATTCAGTCAGCCTACTTGCAAAGAAAGTTCATATTCAATGCACTCTTCGATTTTTAAACTATTTTCTTTCGTTAAATTTagtttttgcaatgcaacaagGTGACAATACTGACTATGTCGGAGGTCAACAACACTACGTAGGATCGTGGTGAACTAAGCATTGCAGCATTTATGTCTGGGCGTGTGATTATATCGTCACACTGCATCCTGACCTGAGCGATGGCATCTTTACGATACTCTAACACATCAAATGAGCATGGCCATGCATATCCATTTAGAACGTATTCTTACCTTGGTAAGCTGCGCTATTTTCTTACACATTTTCGTGTGCATCTGATAGTCATACAGTTCCTGCTCTACGTTGGTGAAGTCTGCAGCAGTCCCGTTACAAGCACCGGTAGGTTGATTTGTCGATTTACCTGAACTCGAAGCCATAACCTCCCGGTCAAGTTTTCTCTTAGATTACACTGAAAAGGGGTTAATCACGACCCAATGCGCGCTACATCCACCAGGTTCCAGTTACCTGTTATTTAACGTGATCCCTGTTgccattaaacacacatatctgctttgctttgctttatgTGCGGAGAACGGCATAGTGAAAACCCGACGCAAACGTGCTCTCCAATGCCGTTAAGTTTCCCGTTAGCTGCCCGGCCTCGCAACCCGTTGAGGTCACATTCTAATTCCATCAGGGACAAGCCAGGGTAGCTGGCCGCCActgtcaagttttttttttttttctaaagggGGAGAACGATGCTGCTGGCATGCGTTGGTCCCCGACCACCTGTCTCGGGGAAGGGGTGGAGAGGGCGTGATTACAGTGTTACATTACAACTGACAGCACCACTGCAGTGGAGCACTACTCCCACGCCCTCTCCCACAAGCTAGGCTACTAGCTCTTTTCAGTATAGCTCGCTGCATGGActgtagtaataataataataataataataataataataatgttgcaTATTTACACTAGAGTTCATGTTACATTGAAATCAAAAGAGGTTATAATGAAATGATGGCGTTTCTTCTAATGATGCTCATATTCTACAGCCTGGCCCACAGCACAGAATTGCCTACATTTACCTCAAATCTGGAATTATATTTATAGCCTTGATGAATGGGTTTTCTTGGCAAACACCAAACTGCAATTTTCGTTCCCTCTTCGATAATGCCCTTCCTAGGCACCTAGATAACCAAATTCTTAAGAGCTGGATGTTTCATATATATGTGTACTATCACATATAGTCTACCTGCTACTGTCATTAATTTAATATGCCTCCTGAACCATTCCGTAAAACCTCCTATTGGCCACGCCACTGGGAAAACTGAGCATAGGCTTCAGTTGGTTTTATCAGGTTACAAACCCATCCAACCTCTTCCTCTTGTATTCAAGGGGATGCCAGTTGAGTTGGGCGTTCGTGACCGGCTCTTTTTTGGTGGTCAGCACTGCCCCCTTGTGGACAATTTTTAGTCAGCGCTAAAACAAGTTACTCCATACGTTGGGCATTTTTTGTTAGTTGGTTGTGTTCATGCATATTATTGTTATGCCCGTAGGCTGGAGCATTGGGACATTGAAGTGAACCGTTAATGACAGTAGTCCGTCATATGTGGAGGTTGACGCGTAGGCTATTCGGTTGTTATTATTTGggctttttacattttaaagcaatggatacttttccatttgATAACGTAATCATAACACTGAAAATATGAGACCCTAAGTATACACAAGTCCGTAAGTTGCACAAGTTGTAATGAATGTCAACGGTTTGGAGGATTGGTGGAGCCGGAGTATGACCACTAgctgacttttattttgaagtaTGTAGAGCGGTCAACCCTGTTTCTGCAGTCGGTCCGCGCGGCGGCGGCACATTTTCGTTCACACACGAGCCAGAGCTTGCTCAGTTGGGTACCTCCTACATTCATTCAAAGTAGAGTGTTAGTTACTCTGTAAAATAATCACTGATACACATATCTTAACAGTTCCGGATAGTAAGGACATTCAGGGGGCAGCACAAGGTTTGTTTCTGTAAAGGTTTAATGTCATGTTTGACGATGTATCGTGTTATGTGAGCTTGCAGATATCGTAggtagctaatgttagctgccTGCCTGGCTTACACACTAGACACTGATAAATTGAGGACTGAAGTAACGCTAGCTATCTAGAAATTCTATGCTAGTTTTAGCTAGCTGTAAAGACGTTGGGGTCCTGATCGTCCTGTCAGGATTTGTTTTTCGAGAATGACTGGCCTACTGCATTGTCCTCTACTTTACTATGAATGAGTACAATTTAAACCGAATTTGCTGGTCAGCTGTCGTCAACGTTACAATATACAACTTACTGTCACTATGCTAGCTTGCGTAGCTTCTTTTTCACGGTTATAACTGTCatttggctaacgttagctgctaTTTGctggatttttatttatttattcgcATTTCTTAGTGAGCTTGCTATAGTTACCAACTTTGTTCTGAAAAAACATTGTTAAGACATTGAGTTGTGCCACGATGTTACGTTTGAACGCTCTGAATGTGAGGTAATGAAACATGTAACGTTACTGCTGGCTGTGGAAAATGAGTTTGCGCGCTAGCTAATGTGACAACGTTATGCTCAACTGCAGCAGCATCAGTCAAGAGCTGACTAGCGTTAACCCTGCTGTGCGGGTGACCCGGTGCGTGTCACATTTCCATAGTAAAGCACAATTGCGAGCTATCTTGCCAGTTCAGTATCTTCTAGACATAGGTAATAGTGACGATATCACGACATCTGGTATTCCAAACATTACTCTTTTGGTACCCATATATACAACATTATTATTTTGCCATTTCATGTTGAACAATGTATATAGTCGAACGCCTTGAGCCAAATTCGCTGGGTTCCATTTGCATGTGAAACAAAACTGGCAGATGGTCAGATCAATTCAGCACTGGACAGGTTCAGAGCGTTGTCATATCAGGTGTCTGGAAAGGCAGTTTCACAACAAATGTTACCCTATTTTGACGGTCGCTTAATTGTAAacctttttgtatttgtgtttcaaGATGAGGCTACGGTGGAGCTGGACGTGTTTTTTCCTGCTCTCCGTCGCCATGGTAGTCTGGGCAGAGGTCGATGAGCCAGAAGAAGAGGAAGCTTTCGTGGAAGATTCGGATGAAATAGAGGCCACCGACGCCGAGGCAGATGCTAACGTTTCTTTCCAGGTTGGTGGTAGGGATAGGAAACAAACCAAACGTATTGTGCTTACTTGCAAGACACAGACTGGGCAAAATGCAAGATTAACGTTTGTTACTATAGCTTGCTTGGCTACAAAAGAGGTTTTTTTAACCATGTTGAATGTTTTGCATCATTGATGTTATGCCCTGAAGAGTGATTTAgagttttttcccctcataaaTGACCATTTTTTCACATATAGGTGACATACAAGACTCCAGTTCCCACAGGAAACGTGTTCTTTGCTGAAACGTTTGATGATGGCTCAATGGGACGGTAAGAGTTAATTCTTTGGGAGGTGGATACCCAGTACCACACTTACTCTTCTGActtctcttgttttgtttgtatttgtaattgtaattgtaatgtcCCACTTTTTCAGGTGGCACCTGTCTAAAACTATGAAAGATGATGTGGATGACGATATTGCCAAATATGATGGTTTGTACTTTCTGCTTAATGTGTTTTTGCATTGTATTGTTGTCTGtgcagtttgtctgtgtgtttaattgaGAGTGAGATATGCAGAATATCTGAATACTAGATGTTATTTGATTTCATCAATTTAATTATTTGTCATGTTTAGCGAGggtgtatattttttttatattttttattgagGAATTAAGAGAACCATTGTCTCTTCAGGCAAATGGGAAGTGGAGGCACTAAAGGAAAATAAAGTTCCTGGAGATTTGGGTCTGGTACTGAAGTCTCGGGCAAAGCACCATGCCATTGCTGCCATGCTGGATAAACCGTTTGTTTTCAATGACGAGCCCTTGGTTGTTCAGTAAGTGCCCCACTGCTATTATGAGAAATGCTATAAAGTAGTAAGAGTTATGCTAACCATAAGAAAACTCTTCTGAGTTAACAGTTGTTAAtcctatactgtatgtctagATACGAGGTGAATTTTCAAGATGGCATTGACTGTGGAGGTGCTTACATCAAGTTGCTGACAGATTCGGCGGATTTAGACCTGGTAGGTTGGCTCTTATTTCTGATAATGGTtcctttttctatctttttttgtaGAGAATAATGCAATATCATTAGTCATAATGTAATGCTTCAGACTCAGTCTAGCAACTTTCATACAGGACACCAGGCGGGTGGAAATTAATTGGTTAAAATACCATACAATTCTATAGAAGTGTACCCTGTTTCCCTAACAAGTTCTTGTGCCATGGTCTTGGTTCACCGTTTGtctttatgtgtatgtttctctaTTTCAGGAGAAATTCCAGGACCACACACCATATACCATCATGTTTGGGCCAGACAAATGCGGGGAGGACTACAAGTTGCACTTCATATTCAGGCACAACAACCCCCTTAACAAAGACATGGAGGAGAAGCACGCCAAGAGGTCGAGTGTAGACCTCAAGAAGTTCTACACAGACAAGAAGACTCACCTCTATACCTTAGGTTAGTAGGCCACCTCAAGCACTTTATAAACCTGACATCCTTTGTCTATacagtttgtctctgtgtttaatTGAGAGTGAGAAAAGTAGAATATCTGAATACTACATGTTATCTGATTTCATTgatttcattatttgtcatgcaTAACAAGGGTTtatgggattttttttgtattgaggAACTAAGATAACCATTCTCTCTTCAGGCAAATGGGAAGTGGAGGCACTAAAGGAAAATAAAGTTGCCAACACATCCTCAACATTACTCTATGAAACTGCATATGATTACTCCAGCGCTGTGCTTGTGTgacttttcccccctctttgaACTCTGTTAGTGCTCAACCCTGACAACAGCTATGAGATGTTCATCGACCAGTCAAGGGTGAGCCAGGGAAACCTCCTCAACGACGTTGTTCCTCCTGTCAATCCACCTAAAGAGATTGATGACCCCAAAGACCGTAAGCCAGAAGACTGGGATGAGAGGGCCAAGATTCCAGACCCAGAGGCCATCAAGCCAGACGACTGGTGAGTTCAATTGTGTCTGGTACAGGCAATGCGGACTCTTATCCAGTGGCATTTTTATGTGCATTAACAGAAAAGCATCtgttagctctctctctccccatccctctttctttctttctgtctttctttcacaaTGCAAGGCAAAGGCAAAGATTCACAACGGCATGTGTCCACCTGTGATGACTCAGGAAATCCTTAGaatgtttacttttaaaatattcACTATACACTTTTTTTAAGGCACCAAGCCAGTAGATAAGTGcctgtattcacaaagcatctgAAGCCTGAAAATAGCTCTGAACTTGGAATGCAGAGGCAGAATCACTTACAAGTTACCGTAGCAATCACAAGGGAAAAATTGTGGAGCTTGTAAGGGGTGTAAAAATGCCACCAATCAACCGAGAACAATCCATCCATTGCCAAAAATTATTTGAATGCATGTTGATATTTTAATTGTAAAATTAAACTAGCTTCTGTCTAGACAAAAACCTGTCTTCAGAGTCTTTCTCTTAGCTCAGCAGTTCTTACTTTCCCTTAGTACAAGTTGATTTCAGCGGATTTGTGAATAGGATTTAGGAGAAAACCTTTAGAAACGGGTAATTGGGTAATCTCATGTTGTTGAGTGGGTAAATGCTATTGAGAATAACTGTTGTCAACTGCTGTAGGGATGAAGAAGCCCCAGCCTTGGTGGAGGACCCTAAAGCTTTGAAGCCAGAGGGCTGGCTGGATGATGAGCCAGAGCTGGTCTCTGACCCCAGCGCTGAGAAACCAGATGACTGGTAAGGCTAAGAAGACACCTCAAAATATTTGTAATATTGTCCACTTTAATGATTGTGTAGTAATATTCATTGCTATAAAGTGAGGAAGTACTGAACTGTTTTCCCCAGGGATGAGGAAATGGACGGAGAGTGGGAGGCTCCTCAGATTCCCAACCCAGCATGTGAGATGGCCCCAGGGTGTGGAACCTGGAAAATCCCCACGATCAACAATCCCCACTACAAGGGCAAATGGAAGG encodes the following:
- the clgn gene encoding calmegin isoform X1 — protein: MRLRWSWTCFFLLSVAMVVWAEVDEPEEEEAFVEDSDEIEATDAEADANVSFQVTYKTPVPTGNVFFAETFDDGSMGRWHLSKTMKDDVDDDIAKYDGKWEVEALKENKVPGDLGLVLKSRAKHHAIAAMLDKPFVFNDEPLVVQYEVNFQDGIDCGGAYIKLLTDSADLDLEKFQDHTPYTIMFGPDKCGEDYKLHFIFRHNNPLNKDMEEKHAKRSSVDLKKFYTDKKTHLYTLVLNPDNSYEMFIDQSRVSQGNLLNDVVPPVNPPKEIDDPKDRKPEDWDERAKIPDPEAIKPDDWDEEAPALVEDPKALKPEGWLDDEPELVSDPSAEKPDDWDEEMDGEWEAPQIPNPACEMAPGCGTWKIPTINNPHYKGKWKAPLIDNLNFQGVWSPRKIDNPDFFEDLHPFRMSAFRAVGLELWSMTSDIYFDNFIITSEKAVADRWASDSWGLKKLVASANEPGMLSQLIVAAEEKPWLWIIYILTVGLPIGLGVLFCWPKKAEDDYVYKKVDIPKAANVEEEEDDEEQVEEEQADEEQAEGEAEGEGDEEEDAEEDAEEDAEEDAEAETAEAKGDLEEMVDEPEGSAGEVLGDIQDGEDEEDATKSNDTASDDEMKEADEGVQSTGDGMKQTVRKRRVRKD
- the clgn gene encoding calmegin isoform X2, yielding MRLRWSWTCFFLLSVAMVVWAEVDEPEEEEAFVEDSDEIEATDAEADANVSFQVTYKTPVPTGNVFFAETFDDGSMGRWHLSKTMKDDVDDDIAKYDGKWEVEALKENKVPGDLGLVLKSRAKHHAIAAMLDKPFVFNDEPLVVQYEVNFQDGIDCGGAYIKLLTDSADLDLEKFQDHTPYTIMFGPDKCGEDYKLHFIFRHNNPLNKDMEEKHAKRSSVDLKKFYTDKKTHLYTLVLNPDNSYEMFIDQSRVSQGNLLNDVVPPVNPPKEIDDPKDRKPEDWDERAKIPDPEAIKPDDWDEEAPALVEDPKALKPEGWLDDEPELVSDPSAEKPDDWDEEMDGEWEAPQIPNPACEMAPGCGTWKIPTINNPHYKGKWKAPLIDNLNFQGVWSPRKIDNPDFFEDLHPFRMSAFRAVGLELWSMTSDIYFDNFIITSEKAVADRWASDSWGLKKLVASANEPGMLSQLIVAAEEKPWLWIIYILTVGLPIGLGVLFCWPKKAEDDYVYKKVDIPKAANVEEEEDDEEQVEEEQADEEQAEGEAEGEGDEEEDAEEDAEEDAEEDAEAETAEAKGDLEMVDEPEGSAGEVLGDIQDGEDEEDATKSNDTASDDEMKEADEGVQSTGDGMKQTVRKRRVRKD